In a genomic window of Pseudomonas mohnii:
- a CDS encoding YhdP family protein, whose amino-acid sequence MDRLTRILAALTRWGLGLCALALVLMALYVSLGRELTPLVAEYRGEVETRGRDALGMPLQIGELKGNWSGFAPILSAHDVTVGEGANALHLEKVRAVPDLWASLLAREIRIAHLELNGLKISLKQGNDGEWALEGLPVRNDQPLDPEQLLNSLQMVQQLSVLDSQITLQPWGESPLSLTYVGLNLKTGAYRQRLDVRLTLPDGQPMAMSLRTRIQASRWKEGEADVYLSLPQSDWSKWLPESVSQQWNFSEIKGGGELWATWGQGVLQSAAVRLNAPQIKGAYAERKPVQINNLALNGYFQRSTEGMLVTLDSLAMNLDETRWESRLQLKQLAATDKAEEAWHLQADRLELTPLTPLLNALAPLPEGFATTVERLKVIGGLRNVLIDVRPNATDDSKFSFAANLDRVGFDAYHGAPAARNVSGSISGDLGHGELRMDSKDFMLHLDPIFAKPWQYIQANARLTWKLDKEGFTLIAPYLKVLGEEGKIAGDFLIRLHFDHNQEDYMDLRVGLVDGDGRYTAKYLPAVLSPALDEWLRTAILKGAVDQGFFQYQGSLNHGAEDAARSISLFFKVHDAELAFQPGWPHVSKVTGDVFVEDSGVRILASKGQLLDTQVSDIYVSIPHVPEGQSTHLLLDGGFAGGLGDGLKILKEAPIGTAETFAGWEGEGDLQGKLKLDIPLVKGEQPKIVVDFKTAKARLKLPEPPLELTQLKGDFRFDSSKGLSGQNITARAFDKPVSAQIFADGREGKLNTRVTASGQVEVKKLANWLSVSQSLPASGVILYQLQLTLNGGDSQLMVNSNLKGVAIDLPAPFGMPAETGRDTTFRMTLQGAERRYWVNYGELANFTFAAPPGNFAEGRGELFLGNGNAMLPAAKGLRVRGVLSQLDVGPWQDLVNKYAGQDPGGSAKQLLSSADFKVGKLSALGTTLDQASVQLTRKPAAWALQLDSQQVKGAASIPDAKASPMVINLQYVRLPAPDPKVLADENSPDPLATVDPTKIPALDITINQLFQGNDLVGAWSLKVRPTAKGIALNSLDMGLKGILLQGSGGWEGAPGSSTSWYKGRISGKNLADVLKGWGFAPSVTSQEFHMDVDGRWPGSPAWLASKRFSGTLDASMREGQFVEVEGGAQALRVFGLLNFNSIGRRLRLDFSDLFGKGLSYDRVKGLLVATNGVYVTREPIQMTGPSSNVELNGTLNLVGDQIDAKLMVTLPVTNNLPIAALIVGAPAVGGALFLIDKLIGDRVARFASVKYTVKGPWKEPKITYDKPF is encoded by the coding sequence ATGGACCGTCTGACACGCATTTTGGCCGCACTGACCCGCTGGGGTCTGGGCCTGTGCGCGTTGGCTTTGGTACTGATGGCGTTGTACGTCAGCCTTGGCCGTGAGCTGACGCCACTGGTGGCGGAGTATCGCGGCGAAGTCGAGACCCGGGGCCGCGACGCTTTGGGCATGCCGCTGCAGATTGGCGAGCTGAAAGGCAATTGGAGCGGCTTCGCGCCTATTCTTTCGGCTCACGATGTGACGGTCGGCGAGGGTGCCAACGCCCTGCACCTGGAAAAGGTGCGGGCGGTGCCGGACCTCTGGGCCAGTCTGCTGGCGCGTGAAATACGTATTGCCCACCTGGAACTCAATGGCCTGAAGATCAGCCTCAAGCAAGGCAATGACGGTGAGTGGGCGCTGGAAGGTCTGCCGGTCAGGAACGATCAGCCCCTCGACCCGGAGCAGTTACTCAATAGCCTGCAAATGGTCCAGCAGTTGTCGGTACTCGACAGTCAGATCACGTTGCAGCCGTGGGGGGAATCTCCCCTTAGCCTGACTTACGTCGGTTTGAATCTGAAAACCGGTGCTTACCGCCAGCGGCTCGATGTCCGCTTGACCCTGCCCGATGGTCAGCCGATGGCAATGAGCCTGCGTACCCGCATTCAGGCCAGCCGATGGAAGGAGGGTGAAGCGGACGTTTACTTGAGTCTGCCGCAAAGCGACTGGTCTAAATGGCTGCCCGAAAGTGTTTCCCAGCAATGGAATTTCTCGGAGATCAAAGGCGGTGGCGAGCTGTGGGCGACCTGGGGCCAAGGCGTCTTGCAAAGTGCCGCCGTCCGGTTGAACGCGCCTCAAATCAAAGGGGCCTATGCCGAGCGCAAGCCGGTCCAGATCAATAATCTGGCGCTCAACGGCTATTTTCAACGCAGCACCGAAGGCATGTTAGTCACCCTGGACTCTCTGGCCATGAACCTCGACGAGACTCGCTGGGAATCACGCTTGCAGCTCAAGCAGCTGGCGGCCACCGATAAGGCAGAAGAGGCTTGGCACCTGCAGGCCGACCGCCTCGAGCTCACTCCGCTCACGCCGTTGCTCAATGCCCTGGCGCCATTACCTGAAGGTTTTGCCACGACGGTCGAGCGGCTCAAGGTCATCGGCGGCCTGCGCAACGTTCTGATCGACGTGCGGCCCAATGCCACCGACGACAGCAAGTTCAGCTTTGCCGCCAATCTTGATCGGGTCGGCTTCGACGCCTACCACGGCGCTCCGGCGGCACGGAATGTCAGCGGCAGTATCAGCGGAGACCTTGGCCACGGCGAGCTGCGCATGGACAGCAAGGATTTCATGCTGCACCTGGACCCGATTTTCGCCAAACCGTGGCAATACATCCAGGCCAATGCCCGGTTGACCTGGAAACTCGATAAAGAAGGCTTCACCCTGATCGCGCCGTACCTGAAGGTATTGGGCGAGGAAGGCAAGATTGCCGGTGACTTCCTGATCCGACTGCATTTCGACCACAACCAGGAAGACTACATGGACCTGCGGGTCGGCCTGGTGGACGGGGACGGTCGCTATACCGCCAAGTACTTGCCGGCGGTCCTGAGCCCGGCACTCGACGAATGGCTGCGTACGGCGATTCTCAAAGGTGCAGTCGATCAAGGTTTCTTCCAGTACCAGGGCTCGCTGAACCACGGTGCCGAAGATGCCGCCCGCAGCATCAGCCTGTTTTTCAAAGTGCACGATGCCGAGTTGGCGTTCCAGCCCGGCTGGCCGCATGTCAGCAAGGTCACGGGGGACGTGTTCGTCGAGGACAGCGGCGTGCGGATTCTGGCCAGCAAGGGGCAGTTGCTCGACACCCAGGTCAGCGATATTTACGTCAGCATTCCTCACGTTCCGGAAGGACAGAGCACTCATCTGTTGCTTGACGGCGGTTTTGCCGGCGGCTTGGGTGACGGCCTGAAAATTCTCAAGGAAGCGCCGATCGGCACTGCCGAAACTTTCGCCGGTTGGGAAGGTGAGGGCGACCTGCAAGGCAAGCTCAAGCTGGATATCCCGCTGGTCAAAGGCGAGCAGCCGAAGATCGTGGTCGACTTCAAAACGGCAAAGGCTCGACTGAAATTGCCCGAGCCCCCCCTTGAGTTGACTCAGCTCAAAGGTGATTTTCGTTTCGATAGCAGCAAAGGGTTGAGCGGCCAGAACATCACGGCACGAGCGTTCGACAAACCGGTAAGCGCACAGATATTTGCCGATGGTCGTGAAGGCAAGCTCAATACCCGTGTCACAGCCTCGGGGCAGGTCGAAGTCAAGAAACTCGCGAACTGGCTCAGCGTCTCCCAGTCGCTGCCGGCGAGCGGCGTGATCCTGTATCAATTGCAACTGACCCTCAATGGCGGTGATAGCCAGTTGATGGTCAACTCCAATCTAAAAGGTGTCGCCATCGATTTGCCGGCACCCTTCGGCATGCCCGCCGAAACCGGGCGCGATACGACGTTCCGCATGACGTTGCAGGGAGCGGAACGACGCTATTGGGTGAATTACGGCGAATTGGCGAACTTCACCTTCGCCGCGCCTCCCGGAAATTTTGCCGAGGGTCGCGGTGAATTGTTCCTGGGTAATGGCAATGCCATGCTGCCCGCTGCCAAAGGCCTGCGGGTGCGCGGCGTGCTATCGCAGCTGGATGTCGGCCCCTGGCAGGACCTGGTGAACAAGTACGCCGGGCAAGACCCGGGCGGTAGTGCAAAACAGTTGCTCAGCAGTGCCGATTTCAAGGTCGGCAAGCTCAGCGCACTGGGTACAACCCTGGATCAGGCATCGGTGCAGTTGACGCGAAAACCGGCCGCCTGGGCTTTGCAGCTCGACAGTCAGCAAGTCAAGGGCGCCGCCAGTATTCCCGATGCGAAAGCCTCGCCAATGGTCATCAATCTGCAATACGTGCGATTGCCGGCGCCTGATCCGAAGGTTCTTGCCGACGAAAACTCGCCGGACCCGCTGGCCACCGTGGATCCGACGAAAATCCCGGCGCTGGATATCACGATCAACCAGCTTTTCCAGGGCAATGATCTGGTCGGTGCGTGGTCGCTCAAGGTTCGTCCTACGGCCAAGGGGATCGCCCTCAACTCACTGGATATGGGCCTCAAAGGCATCCTGTTGCAAGGCAGCGGTGGCTGGGAAGGTGCGCCAGGTTCCAGCACAAGTTGGTACAAGGGGCGGATCAGCGGCAAGAATCTGGCGGATGTGCTCAAGGGATGGGGCTTCGCACCGAGCGTGACCAGCCAGGAGTTCCATATGGATGTCGATGGTCGCTGGCCCGGTTCACCGGCCTGGCTGGCCAGCAAGCGTTTCTCCGGGACCCTCGACGCTTCAATGAGGGAGGGGCAGTTTGTGGAAGTCGAAGGCGGTGCCCAGGCGTTGCGAGTATTCGGCCTGCTCAACTTCAACTCCATCGGCCGGCGATTGCGCCTGGACTTCTCCGACCTGTTCGGCAAAGGTTTGAGCTATGACCGGGTCAAGGGGCTGCTGGTGGCGACCAATGGCGTCTATGTGACCCGTGAGCCCATCCAGATGACCGGCCCGTCGAGTAATGTTGAGCTCAACGGCACCCTGAACCTGGTGGGCGATCAGATCGACGCCAAGCTGATGGTGACGTTGCCGGTGACCAACAACCTGCCAATTGCCGCCCTGATCGTGGGCGCGCCTGCCGTCGGCGGTGCTCTGTTCCTGATCGACAAGCTGATCGGTGACCGCGTGGCCCGTTTTGCCAGTGTGAAGTACACCGTCAAGGGGCCATGGAAAGAACCGAAAATCACCTACGACAAGCCTTTTTGA
- a CDS encoding carbon-nitrogen hydrolase family protein: protein MSVAVIQMVSQSDVLANLAQARQLLEQAAAGGAALAVLPENFAAMGRRDIADIGRAEALGEGPILPWLKQTARDLKLWIVAGTLPLPPVDQPAAKVHACSLLVDDRGETVARYDKLHLFDVDVADNRGRYRESDDYAYGSGVVVADTPVGRVGLTVCYDLRFPELYSELRAAGAELITAPSAFTAVTGAAHWDVLIRARAIETQCYVLAAAQGGTHPGPRETWGHAAIIDPWGRVLAQQDQGEAVLLAEIDSSEQASIRARMPVSSHRRFFSQGAQRPASERRI from the coding sequence ATGTCTGTAGCGGTGATTCAAATGGTCAGCCAGAGCGATGTGCTGGCCAACCTGGCCCAGGCCCGTCAATTGCTCGAGCAGGCAGCAGCCGGTGGTGCGGCGCTTGCGGTGCTGCCGGAAAACTTCGCGGCCATGGGCCGGCGCGACATTGCCGACATTGGCCGCGCCGAGGCACTGGGCGAAGGTCCGATCCTGCCCTGGTTGAAACAGACCGCTCGCGACCTCAAGTTATGGATTGTGGCCGGCACCTTGCCGCTGCCGCCGGTGGACCAGCCGGCAGCCAAGGTGCACGCCTGCTCGTTGCTGGTCGATGACCGGGGTGAGACGGTGGCGCGTTACGACAAGCTGCATTTGTTCGACGTGGACGTGGCAGACAATCGCGGTCGTTATCGCGAATCCGATGACTATGCTTATGGCAGTGGTGTCGTGGTCGCGGACACACCGGTAGGGCGAGTCGGCCTGACGGTCTGTTATGACCTGCGATTCCCGGAGCTGTACAGCGAATTGCGTGCTGCCGGCGCGGAGCTGATTACCGCGCCATCGGCCTTTACTGCCGTGACCGGTGCGGCGCATTGGGACGTGTTGATTCGCGCGCGGGCCATTGAAACCCAGTGTTATGTGCTCGCGGCCGCCCAGGGTGGGACGCATCCGGGGCCGCGAGAAACCTGGGGACATGCCGCCATCATCGACCCATGGGGGCGCGTGCTGGCGCAACAGGACCAAGGCGAGGCCGTGCTGCTGGCCGAGATAGACAGCAGCGAACAGGCGTCCATCCGGGCGCGGATGCCGGTGTCCAGTCACCGGCGCTTTTTCTCGCAGGGCGCCCAGCGGCCTGCATCAGAACGACGAATTTAA